A genomic region of Terriglobia bacterium contains the following coding sequences:
- a CDS encoding PIG-L family deacetylase, protein MSLLGAWASSGSEDASESRIIGKHRIMREYDIERSPWYTNRDAGGTLRAGRKGKEMLRLLCVTAHPDDEAGLFGGTLLLYHERGVKTHVICLTAGQAATHRGGHEGLDELAAVRRQEFAASCAHLQVDNCEVLNFRDAHLDQENLYEVVEELVLRFRKIRPHVVLTFGPEGAVTAHTDHGMAGVFATLAFQWAGRTNRYPEQLNGALQPWRAQKLYYGTSEFILPERQPVALPPASTFIDIGDANLSRKIEAFKKHTTQSPLFELFDTHTRKRGHQERFALAARATPSEIRREADLFEGVADDYA, encoded by the coding sequence GTGTCGCTGCTTGGAGCCTGGGCTAGTAGCGGCAGCGAAGATGCCAGTGAAAGCAGGATCATCGGCAAGCATCGAATTATGCGGGAGTATGACATCGAGCGCTCCCCGTGGTACACGAATAGAGATGCAGGAGGCACGCTCCGCGCGGGCCGGAAAGGGAAAGAAATGCTGCGGCTGCTCTGCGTTACTGCCCATCCCGATGATGAGGCTGGACTTTTCGGAGGTACGCTGCTGCTGTATCACGAGCGGGGAGTTAAAACGCATGTGATCTGCCTGACGGCGGGCCAGGCGGCAACGCATCGGGGCGGGCACGAGGGGCTGGATGAGCTGGCGGCAGTGCGCCGACAGGAGTTCGCCGCTTCGTGCGCGCATCTCCAAGTCGATAATTGCGAGGTTCTAAACTTCCGCGATGCGCACCTCGACCAGGAAAATCTGTACGAGGTCGTCGAGGAGCTCGTTCTTCGCTTTCGAAAGATTCGCCCACACGTGGTGTTGACTTTTGGTCCGGAGGGAGCAGTCACGGCGCATACGGATCATGGGATGGCAGGAGTGTTTGCGACGCTGGCATTTCAATGGGCTGGGCGGACGAACCGTTATCCCGAACAACTGAATGGAGCACTACAACCGTGGCGGGCTCAGAAACTGTATTACGGGACCTCCGAGTTTATTCTGCCGGAGCGGCAACCGGTCGCACTTCCGCCAGCATCCACATTTATCGATATAGGAGATGCGAACCTCAGCCGCAAAATTGAGGCTTTCAAGAAGCACACGACGCAGTCGCCGTTGTTCGAACTATTCGATACTCACACACGCAAGCGCGGACACCAGGAACGCTTTGCTCTTGCTGCCCGCGCGACCCCCAGCGAAATCAGGCGAGAGGCAGATCTGTTTGAAGGCGTTGCAGACGATTACGCCTGA
- a CDS encoding ribonuclease HII, translated as MRRRKLLTVDPKTGKVLSPAAAKLRLLKRLKCTLKFEKIAWASGAKLVAGVDEVGRGSLFGPVVAGACILDRSYRIRGLRDSKLLPEPERNALYERIREHSIAYAVAAVDVARIDQINIYHASLLAMKLAVAQLSPQPDHLLLDAVRIDYECPQTKIIHGDALSASIAAASIVAKVERDAMIRAWDPIYPEYGLASNKGYSAPKHLKALREIGPSPLHRQSFAPVWTNSPTQELLGFMQEEDVATADLEIVAEESANPEVADEELIPVPNGSE; from the coding sequence GTGCGTCGTCGTAAGCTCCTCACCGTGGATCCCAAGACCGGCAAAGTCCTTTCGCCTGCAGCCGCCAAGTTGCGGCTGCTGAAGCGACTTAAGTGCACTCTTAAATTCGAGAAGATCGCTTGGGCTTCGGGAGCGAAGCTGGTTGCGGGAGTGGACGAAGTTGGGCGCGGATCTCTATTCGGACCCGTGGTTGCCGGGGCGTGCATTCTCGATCGAAGCTATCGGATTCGTGGGCTGCGTGATTCCAAACTGCTGCCTGAACCCGAACGCAACGCGCTTTACGAGAGGATTCGCGAGCATTCTATTGCGTATGCCGTGGCAGCGGTTGACGTCGCGCGGATCGACCAGATCAATATCTATCATGCGTCCCTGCTGGCCATGAAGCTGGCGGTTGCGCAACTCTCGCCGCAGCCTGATCACCTGCTACTCGATGCCGTCAGGATCGACTACGAGTGTCCACAGACGAAGATTATTCATGGCGATGCTCTCTCAGCTTCTATCGCTGCGGCGTCCATCGTGGCCAAAGTCGAACGCGACGCGATGATCCGAGCCTGGGACCCGATTTATCCTGAGTATGGTTTGGCGAGCAACAAAGGCTATAGTGCACCGAAGCACCTGAAGGCTCTGCGCGAGATTGGGCCGTCTCCACTGCATAGGCAGTCGTTTGCGCCGGTGTGGACGAATTCACCCACGCAAGAACTGCTGGGATTCATGCAGGAAGAAGATGTTGCGACCGCCGACCTGGAGATCGTTGCCGAAGAGAGCGCCAATCCAGAAGTCGCGGACGAGGAGCTTATTCCAGTTCCAAATGGAAGCGAGTGA
- the rplS gene encoding 50S ribosomal protein L19, with amino-acid sequence MATSPIITKLLAKAQRTDLPEFRPGDTVRVQVKIKEGDKERLQAFEGTVIKRANGAQPSFTVRKISFGQGVERIFPLQSRVIDKIEVVRSAKVRRAKLYYLRALRGKAARLREVE; translated from the coding sequence ATGGCTACATCACCGATCATTACGAAGTTGCTGGCCAAGGCACAGCGTACCGACCTTCCTGAATTTCGCCCGGGCGACACCGTCCGCGTGCAGGTGAAGATCAAGGAAGGCGACAAGGAGCGGCTGCAGGCCTTCGAAGGCACCGTTATCAAGCGCGCTAACGGCGCGCAGCCTAGCTTTACCGTCCGTAAGATCAGCTTCGGACAGGGGGTCGAGCGTATTTTCCCGCTGCAGTCGCGGGTTATCGACAAGATTGAAGTCGTGCGCTCCGCGAAGGTTCGTCGCGCGAAGCTTTACTACCTGCGCGCCCTGCGCGGCAAGGCCGCCCGTCTGCGAGAAGTAGAATAA
- the trmD gene encoding tRNA (guanosine(37)-N1)-methyltransferase TrmD yields the protein MRFDIVTIFPDFFRGPLDYGIVRRAREAGLIEITIHDLRSFTHDRHRTVDDRPFGGGEGMVLKPEPIFECAEVLKLRPRDDRVAGTANETMISLSAQGRMFGQPMAQELAKLQRVVLLCGRYEGVDERVSDHLADREVSVGDFVLSGGELGAAIIIDAVTRLLPGALGNAASAWTESFSTAEAEPVFEPDGKPAPDSTIASGGLLDYPHYTRPADFRGMPVPEVLLNGNHDEIRRWRRRRALEKTLRNRPDLLEKVRLSEEDQELLAELNAGRSN from the coding sequence ATGCGGTTCGACATCGTAACCATTTTTCCGGATTTCTTTCGTGGGCCTCTGGATTACGGCATCGTGCGCAGGGCGCGCGAAGCCGGGCTCATTGAAATCACGATCCACGACCTCCGGTCGTTCACACATGACCGTCACAGAACGGTTGACGATCGCCCGTTTGGCGGCGGCGAAGGCATGGTGCTTAAGCCGGAACCGATCTTCGAATGCGCGGAAGTGCTGAAGTTGCGTCCGCGCGACGATCGCGTTGCCGGAACAGCGAACGAGACGATGATCTCGCTCTCGGCACAGGGCAGGATGTTCGGCCAGCCGATGGCGCAGGAATTGGCGAAGTTGCAGCGCGTCGTTCTTCTGTGCGGACGTTACGAGGGAGTGGATGAGCGGGTAAGCGACCACCTCGCGGATCGCGAAGTCTCTGTCGGAGACTTCGTGCTGAGCGGCGGCGAACTCGGCGCGGCGATCATCATTGATGCGGTGACGAGGCTCCTGCCGGGAGCACTCGGAAACGCGGCCTCTGCATGGACGGAGTCGTTCAGCACCGCGGAGGCTGAACCGGTTTTCGAGCCGGACGGGAAGCCGGCACCGGATTCGACGATCGCTTCCGGCGGCTTACTGGATTACCCGCATTACACGCGTCCCGCGGATTTTCGCGGAATGCCGGTTCCCGAAGTTCTGCTGAATGGGAACCACGACGAAATTCGGCGATGGCGGCGTCGCCGCGCGCTGGAGAAGACATTGAGGAATCGTCCGGACCTGCTGGAAAAGGTTCGGTTGAGTGAAGAAGATCAGGAACTGCTGGCAGAGTTGAATGCCGGGCGTTCCAATTGA
- the rimM gene encoding ribosome maturation factor RimM (Essential for efficient processing of 16S rRNA), giving the protein MAEEFITVARVAKTQGRRGEVAADLFTDFPERFEERRHLWALLSDGKRRELDLEEFWPHKGRMVFKFAGIDSIEDAETLIGSEIQIPAAQRAELEEGSVYISDLKGCVVTARSGNEPPRSLGKIDDVIFSAGEAPLLEIREGKKEYLIPFVEGFIEKMDLKGREITLVVPEGMLELDAPLSREEKERARRGQQED; this is encoded by the coding sequence GTGGCGGAAGAGTTCATCACCGTGGCGCGGGTTGCGAAGACCCAGGGACGCCGCGGCGAAGTGGCCGCCGACCTGTTTACGGATTTTCCCGAACGCTTCGAAGAGCGCCGCCACCTGTGGGCTTTGCTCAGCGACGGCAAGCGGCGCGAGTTGGACCTGGAAGAGTTCTGGCCTCATAAGGGCCGCATGGTTTTCAAGTTCGCCGGAATCGATTCGATCGAAGACGCAGAAACGCTGATCGGATCCGAAATTCAGATTCCGGCGGCGCAACGGGCCGAGTTGGAAGAAGGCTCCGTGTACATCAGCGACCTGAAAGGGTGCGTCGTAACGGCGCGCAGTGGCAACGAGCCGCCCCGGTCACTGGGCAAGATCGATGACGTGATCTTCAGCGCGGGCGAGGCCCCGCTGCTCGAGATTCGCGAGGGGAAGAAGGAATACCTGATACCCTTCGTCGAGGGCTTCATCGAGAAGATGGATTTGAAAGGGCGTGAAATCACGCTGGTCGTCCCCGAGGGAATGCTGGAGTTGGACGCTCCGCTGAGCAGGGAAGAGAAGGAGCGGGCCCGCCGGGGACAGCAGGAAGACTGA
- a CDS encoding KH domain-containing protein: MPGDVRMLVEHLAKNLVEAPDAVFVDVYEEDGGVEIELEVAEEDMGRVIGRSGRTARCLRTIINAAGQRADKRYSLDILD, from the coding sequence ATGCCCGGTGACGTTCGCATGCTGGTGGAGCACTTGGCCAAGAACCTGGTCGAAGCGCCCGATGCTGTTTTCGTGGACGTATACGAAGAAGATGGTGGCGTCGAGATTGAACTCGAGGTCGCTGAAGAGGACATGGGCCGCGTGATCGGCCGATCGGGACGAACGGCGCGTTGCTTACGGACCATCATCAACGCCGCCGGGCAGCGTGCCGACAAGCGCTACTCGCTGGATATTCTCGACTAG
- the rpsP gene encoding 30S ribosomal protein S16, protein MIRLSRRGAPKKPVYRVVVIEKDRATDGRSVEVVGLYNPRTSPATIDLKRDRIDYWVSKGAKMSDTVNRLYSKVPAAPASVA, encoded by the coding sequence ATGATTCGTTTGTCGCGCCGAGGCGCGCCCAAGAAGCCTGTTTACCGCGTGGTGGTGATCGAGAAGGACCGCGCCACCGATGGCCGCTCCGTCGAGGTGGTGGGCTTGTATAACCCACGCACGAGCCCGGCTACTATCGACCTGAAGCGGGACCGGATCGACTACTGGGTCTCGAAGGGCGCCAAGATGTCCGACACTGTAAACCGGCTCTATTCGAAGGTGCCGGCCGCACCTGCGTCGGTCGCATAG